A section of the Citrus sinensis cultivar Valencia sweet orange chromosome 8, DVS_A1.0, whole genome shotgun sequence genome encodes:
- the LOC102615872 gene encoding uncharacterized protein LOC102615872 has product MMMQGEANNSRSKKKRAVPYDYGFTDTVFSWSLEDIFNEDLFKDKVKRIPFSFWSVGQYFQSFVFPLLEETRANLMSGMEKISNAPFAQVVAFEDSKPYGSMLYDVKVDCWRNRFSNLGREPYKTLPGDILVLADAKPETASDLQRVGRMWTFVSVANVTEDENEIDTSPTYFKVNATKEIQIDVSKKSLFVIFLINRTSNRRIWNSLHMKGNLKIIKELLCTDSGVDETCELCSMQSEGVWYETFGPSLSSTLDDSQVQAILSCLRQMHCDHKATVQLIWGPPGTGKTKTVSMLLVILLQMKFRTLVCTPTIVAIKELASRVVKLVKESVERDCRDALFFPLGEILLLGNNERLKVDSGVEEIYLDYRVKRLADCFAPLTGWSHCFASMVDFLDNCVSQYHTYMENESMKQSEDINGDIIKEKECGKEADASDVEIKPFLEFVRERFKCIINGDIIKEKECGKEADASDVEIKPFLEFVRERFKCIAAPLRSCIFNFCTHIPKCYIGEDNFHVMATLISLLDSFETLLFEDNLVSEELEELLSHSVDEDLSESIVDIKYLLHKRRSECHFVLRKLLSSFNELNLPSAVEKDLLEDLLKRFCLKRASLFFSTASSSYMLHSVAMKPLNFLVIDEAAQLKESESTIPLQLSGIKHAVLFGDECQLPAMVESKVSDEACFGRSLFERLSHLRHSKHLLSIQYRMHPSISFFPNSYFYENKIHDSPTVEKRSYEKRFLPGPMYGPYSFINVFGGREEFIEHSCRNMVEVSVVMKILLNLYKGWINSKEKLSIGIVSPYIAQVAAIQEKLGSKYVNSAGFAVKVMSVDGFQGGEEDIIIISTVRSNNGGSIGFISNPRRVNVALTRARHCLWILGNERTLTRNISVWKALVDDAKARQCFFNADDDKDLGKSILEAKKELNELYELLNPGSTLFRSQRWKVNFSDNFLKSFRKLTSDQTKKLVINLLLKLASGWRPEKRKVDSVCGSSLHIIKQFKVAGFYIICTIDIVKESTYFQVLKVWDILPLKNVQNLLTRLDNIFVKYTDEFINHCKEKCIEGNLEVPKNWATTSNIVRFKGLADNESGSDYSGAASDGRSYAENSNVSDSLLLMKFYSLSLGVVRHLLSDRDARELDLPFEVTDEQLDMILFPRSTFILGRSGTGKTTVLIMKLFQKEKLHNMALEGFFGVNNSSQETEAEKDLEKTERVILRQLFVTVSPKLCFAVKQHISHMKSSTIGGKFATEGSLIDIDDIDDAEKLKDIPNSFIDIPAKSYPLVITFHKFLMMLDGTLCNSYFERFHNIWKNYGQLQNSKSVFIETIIRKKEVNYERFSSSYWPHFNAQLARKLDPSRVFTEIISHIKGGLQSIEVVNGKLNREDYVNLSETRNSSLSRQKRERIYDIFESYEQMKMRNGEFDLADLVNDLHHRLKEESYKGDEFHFVYIDEVQDLTMSQVALFKYVCKNIEEGFVFSGDTAQTIARGIDFRFQDIRSLFYKKFVLESRNNGNDGRQEKRQLSDIFNLRQNFRTHVGVLNLAQSIIELLYRFFPHSVDILKPETSLIYGEPPILLESGDEENAILKIFGNTGEVGGNMVGFGAEQVILVRDDCVRKEISNYVGKQALVLTIVESKGLEFQDVLLYKFFSASPLKNQWRVVYEYMKEQDLLDSTSPGSFPSFNEVRHNILCSELKQLYVAITRTRQRLWIWENKEEFSKPMFDYWKKRFLVQVRRLDDSLAQAMQVASSPEEWKSRGIKLFYEQNYEMATICFEKAKDTYWEGRSKASGLKAAADRISSSNPLEARIILREAAKIFEAIGKVDSAAKCFFDMGEYERAGTIYLERCEEPELEKAGECFFLAGSYKLAADVYARGSFLAECLDVCSKGKLFDIGLQYISYWKQHADTDVGRVKSSKEMKKIEQDFLQSCALHFHKLNDNKSMMKFVRAFHSMDLIRNFLNSKGCFDELLVLEEESENFMDAANIARLRGDILRTVDLLQKVGNFKEACNLTLNYVLSNSLWSSGSKGWPLKQFTQKKELLEKAKLLAKNESNKFYNFVCTEADILSNDQSDLLIMNQQLNASKRHQSVNGETLSARKILDFHLHTISSKYVWEDEYVLVEKICNNRISVQTLIYFWNCWKDKIVNVLKYLECLKSQNFNDYRSYGDFCLNYLGVWRQYNNTNIIYLLLNGDAEWVRDLNNGHALRSGNLASINVHQLVSAGRNYWSSELFSVGTKVLDNLEALHKQSSENSPSVWCHVLCLAYIYEVAKFLLSSNYSSLQYHAKVLQKFIDQSTEHLFDFIFPLEWRESLNENMISLKGTKLYRNIIKEVFSKHIGLKGKLSYGQIGSAVVMILRTGKLGKDVYGRVAKRFDGYTPWKEFVESLSINMGLESYRGSVLQNHDDMKHASHVWKFYRALCDTYEANWRRVDYITPDCFLYLIERLLILLSSLKGCIVTTKSSFVDWLIYQEWSTNPTSSLFTDLHQSFGAVYEFIFNIVQQFLYSEKDTMEWIKKSCTEIKDYHSLVVLRLFVIVCLLHLNFGNSLNLLVDLLGRINITKKLSWEFYDALRRRRKRDIRIVIAEAFEKIGNPLVVASLGGKCPGFACPNAIVVDMEIIRCKEDILGILFPAIESSQDHAGAS; this is encoded by the exons atgaTGATGCAAGGTGAAGCTAATAATAGTAGGAGCAAGAAGAAGAGAGCAGTTCCCTATGACTATGGTTTCACTGATACTGTGTTCTCTTGGTCTCTGGAGGACATTTTTAATGAAGATCTTTTTAAGGACAAG GTGAAACGAATTCCGTTCTCGTTTTGGTCTGTCGGTCAGTATTTTCAGTCATTTGTCTTCCCCTTGTTGGAAGAAACACGAGCAAACCTGATGTCAGGCATggagaaaatttcaaatgcacCTTTCGCTCAAGTGGTTGCTTTTGAGGATTCCAAGCCCTATGGATCAATGTTGTATGATGTTAAGGTTGATTGCTGGAGAAATAGATTCAGTAATCTTGGTAGAGAGCCTTACAAAACACTGCCAGGGGATATTTTGGTTCTTGCAGATGCTAAGCCTGAAACTGCTTCTGATCTGCAGAGAGTGGGAAGGATGTGGACTTTTGTATCAGTCGCAAATGTAACAGAGGACGAGAATGAAATTGATACTAGTCCCACTTATTTTAAAGTCAATGCCACTAAAGAAATCCAAATTGATGTTTCAAAGAAATCtctttttgtcattttcttgATAAATAGAACTTCCAACAGAAGAATATGGAACTCCTTACATATGAAGGGAAATTTGAAGATTATTAAGGAACTTCTGTGCACTGATTCTGGG GTTGACGAAACTTGTGAACTCTGTTCTATGCAAAGTGAGGGCGTCTGGTATGAGACATTTGGTCCTAGTTTATCTTCTACCCTGGATGATTCACAGGTACAGGCAATCTTATCTTGTCTTCGTCAAATGCATTGTGACCACAAGGCCACAGTCCAACTTATATGGGGCCCACCGGGGACGGGAAAAACTAAAACTGTTAGTATGCTGCTCGTTATCCTCTtacaaatgaaattcagaaccCTTGTTTGCACCCCAACAATTGTTGCAATTAAGGAACTTGCCTCTCGTGTCGTGAAACTGGTGAAAGAATCAGTTGAAAGAGATTGTAGAGATGCTTTGTTTTTCCCACTGGGAGAGATTCTGTTATTGGGAAACAATGAGCGTCTAAAAGTTGATTCTGGAGTTGAGGAAATATATTTGGACTATCGTGTTAAAAGGCTTGCAGATTGCTTTGCGCCACTCACTGGTTGGAGCCATTGCTTTGCTTCCATGGTAGATTTCCTTGATAATTGTGTTTCTCAGTATCATACTTATATGGAAAATGAATCGATGAAGCAGAGTGAAGATATCAATGGAGACATAATCAAAGAGAAAGAATGTGGGAAGGAAGCTGATGCGAGCGACGTGGAGATTAAACCTTTTCTTGAGTTTGTCAGAGAaagatttaaatgtattatcAATGGAGACATAATCAAAGAGAAAGAATGTGGGAAGGAAGCTGATGCGAGCGACGTGGAGATTAAACCTTTTCTTGAGTTTGTCAGAGAAAGATTTAAATGTATTGCAGCTCCACTTAGGAGTTgcatttttaacttttgtacTCATATACCCAAATGTTACATTGGGGAAGATAATTTTCATGTCATGGCAACCCTTATAAGTTTACTTGATTCTTTTGAAACCTTACTGTTTGAAGACAACTTGGTTTCTGAAGAGCTTGAGGAACTTCTTTCACATTCAGTAGATGAAGATTTATCTGAGTCAATTGTGGATATAAAGTACTTGTTACACAAGAGGAGAAGTGAatgtcattttgttttaagaaAACTTCTGAGTTCTTTTAATGAACTAAACCTTCCAAGTGCTGTGGAAAAAGATTTACTTGAAGATTTACTTAAGCGTTTCTGTTTAAAAAGGGCTTCTTTGTTTTTTAGCACTGCTTCGAGTTCATATATGCTGCATTCAGTGGCAATGAAACCGCTGAACTTTCTAGTTATCGATGAAGCAGCACAGTTAAAGGAAAGTGAATCAACCATACCTCTACAGCTCTCGGGTATAAAGCATGCAGTTCTTTTTGGCGATGAGTGTCAATTACCAGCAATGGTTGAAAGCAAG GTATCTGATGAAGCTTGTTTTGGTAGAAGTTTATTTGAGAGGTTGAGCCATTTGAGACACTCAAAACACCTGCTCAGCATACAGTACAGAATGCATCCATCCATTAGCTTCTTCCCAAACTCATATTTCTATGAAAACAAGATTCATGATTCCCCTACTGTTGAGAAAAGAAGCTATGAAAAACGATTTTTGCCTGGGCCAATGTATGGTCCATATTCCTTTATCAACGTATTTGGTGGAAGAGAAGAGTTCATTGAGCACAGCTGTAGAAATATGGTTGAGGTATCTGTAGTGATGAAAATTTTGCTGAACTTGTACAAAG GTTGGATTAACTCAAAAGAGAAGCTCAGTATTGGTATAGTGTCACCTTACATTGCACAAGTTGCTGCAATCCAAGAAAAACTTGGAAGTAAGTATGTGAACAGTGCAGGCTTTGCTGtgaaagtgatgtccgttgaTGGTTTCCAAGGAGGAGAAGAGgacataattataatttcaactGTAAGATCCAACAATGGTGGATCCATTGGTTTCATATCCAATCCTAGGAGAGTTAATGTTGCTCTTACAAGGGCTAG GCACTGTCTTTGGATTTTGGGGAATGAAAGAACTTTAACTCGTAATATATCTGTTTGGAAAGCCTTAGTCGATGATGCTAAGGCTCGTCAGTGTTTCTTTAATGCTGATGATGATAAGGATTTAGGCAAGTCAATATTAGAGGCGAAGAAAGAGcttaatgaattatatgaACTCCTTAATCCAGGAAGTACACTTTTCAGGAGTCAAAGGTGGAAG GTTAATTTCAGTGACAACTTTTTGAAATCATTTCGAAAGCTGACTTCAGACCAGACCAAAAAGTTGGTTATCAACCTTCTACTGAAACTTGCTAGTGGCTGGCGACCTGAGAAGAGGAAAGTGGACTCAGTCTGTGGAAGCTCTTTACACATCATTAAGCAATTCAAGGTTGCAGGATTCTATATTATTTGCACAATCGACATTGTCAAGGAGTCAACGTACTTCCAAGTTTTGAAAGTCTGGGATATATTGCCTTTGAAGAATGTCCAAAACTTGTTGACACGTCTGGATAACATATTTGTGAAGTACACTgatgaatttattaatcattGCAAAGAAAAATGTATCGAGGG GAATTTAGAGGTTCCAAAGAACTGGGCAACTACTTCCAATATTGTCCGTTTCAAGGGTCTTGCTGACAATGAAAGTGGGAGTGACTACAGTGGAGCTGCATCTGATGGTAGAAGTTATGCTGAGAATTCAAATGTGAGTGATAGCCTGTTGCTGATGAAGTTCTACTCCTTATCATTAGGTGTAGTGAGGCACCTGCTATCTGACCGTGATGCTAGAGAATTGGATCTTCCATTTGAAGTGACAGACGAACAATTGGATATGATCCTTTTTCCTAGAAGCACCTTTATACTTGGTCGGTCGGGTACTGGGAAAACTACTGTTCtgataatgaaattatttcagAAAGAAAAACTTCACAATATGGCACTGGAAGGATTCTTTGGAGTAAATAATAGTAGCCAGGAAACTGAAGCCGAGAAGGATCTTGAGAAGACTGAAAGGGTTATCTTGCGCCAACTTTTTGTGACAGTCAGTCCTAAATTATGTTTTGCAGTAAAGCAACATATATCTCACATGAAAAG CTCTACCATTGGTGGGAAGTTTGCAACAGAAGGCAGTTTAATAGATATTGATGATATTGATGATGCGGAAAAACTTAAAGACATCCcaaattcttttattgatATTCCTGCTAAGTCTTACCCTCTTGTCATAACATTTCATAAGTTTTTGATGATGTTGGATGGGACTTTGTGTAATTCTTACTTTGAGAGATTCCATAATATATGGAAAAACTACGGTCaacttcaaaattcaaaatcagtTTTCATAGAGACCATTATCAGGAAGAAGGAAGTTAACTATGAAAGGTTTAGTTCATCCTACTGGCCTCATTTTAATGCACAACTAGCAAGGAAGCTTGATCCTTCTAGAGTCTTTACTGAGATTATATCTCATATAAAAGGTGGCCTCCAATCCATTGAGGTTGTTAATGGTAAACTCAATCGAGAGGATTATGTTAATTTGTCAGAGACCAGGAATTCTAGTCTCAGCAGacagaaaagagagagaatttatgatatttttgaaAGCTATGAACAAATGAAGATGAGAAACGGTGAATTTGATTTGGCTGATCTGGTTAATGATCTTCATCATCGACTTAAAGAAGAAAGTTATAAGGGTgatgaatttcattttgtttacaTTGACGAAGTTCAAGATCTTACCATGAGTCAAGTTGCTCTGTTCAAGTACGTCTGCAAAAACATTGAAGAGGGTTTTGTTTTTTCGGGTGATACAGCGCAGACAATCGCTAGGGGGATTGACTTTAGGTTTCAAGATATACGATCTCTTTTCTACAAGAAGTTTGTATTGGAATCAAGAAACAATGGTAATGATGGAAGACAAGAAAAAAGACAACTCTcagatattttcaatttgagaCAGAACTTCCGTACCCATGTAGGTGTGCTTAACTTAGCTCAAAGTATCATTGAACTTCTTTACCGGTTCTTCCCTCACTCCgttgatattttaaaacctGAGACTAGTCTTATATATGGAGAGCCTCCCATTTTGCTTGAATCTGGGGATGAGGAAAATGcaatcttaaaaatttttggaaaCACTGGAGAAGTGGGGGGGAACATGGTCGGTTTTGGGGCAGAACAAGTAATATTGGTCCGCGATGACTGTGTTCGCAAGGAAATTTCCAATTACGTCGGGAAGCAAGCTCTTGTACTGACAATAGTAGAGAGCAAGGGCCTTGAATTTCag GATGTGCTgttatacaaattttttagcGCTTCACCTCTTAAAAATCAGTGGAGGGTGGTATATGAATATATGAAGGAACAAGATTTGCTTGACTCCACATCACCTGGGTCCTTCCCAAGCTTCAATGAAGTTAGACACAACATCTTGTGTTCTGAACTCAAGCAACTATATGTAGCCATCACTCGCACAAGGCAAAGGTTGTGGATATGGGAAAATAAGGAGGAGTTCTCCAAACCTATGTTTGACTACTGGAAGAAAAGGTTTCTTGTTCAAGTGAGGCGGTTGGATGATTCACTTGCACAGGCAATGCAAGTAGCAAGCAGCCCTGAGGAGTGGAAGTCGCGGGGCATTAAG CTGTTTTATGagcaaaattatgaaatggcAACAATATGCTTCGAAAAAGCTAAGGACACCTATTGGGAAGGAAGGTCTAAAGCATCTGGCCTCAAGGCAGCGGCTGATCGTATTAGTAGTTCAAACCCTCTAGAGGCTAGAATTATTCTTAGGGAAGCTGCCAAAATTTTCGAAGCCATAGGCAAGGTTGATTCTGCTGCCAAATGCTTTTTTGATATGGGGGAGTATGAAAGAGCAG GTACGATTTATTTAGAAAGATGTGAAGAACCTGAGCTGGAAAAAGCTGGGGAGTGTTTTTTTCTGGCAGGGAGCTATAAGCTTGCAGCAGATGTATATGCGAGGGGCAGTTTTTTGGCAGAATGTTTGGATGTTTGCTCCAAAGGAAAACTTTTTGACATTGGTTTACAATACATCAGCTATTGGAAACAGCATGCTGATACAGATGTTGGCCGAGTTAAAAGCagcaaagaaatgaaaaaaattgaacaagaCTTTCTACAGAGTTGTgctcttcattttcataagctcaatgataacAAATCCATGATGAAATTTGTCAGAGCTTTTCATTCCATGGATTTGATACGCAACTTTTTGAACTCTAAAGGTTGCTTCGATGAGCTTCTGGTGTTGGAGGAAGAATCAGAAAACTTCATGGATGCTGCCAATATTGCAAGATTGAGAGGAGATATTCTTCGTACAGTGGATTTGTTACAGAAGGTGGGAAATTTCAAGGAAGCATGTAATCTTACTCTCAACTATGTTCTTTCCAACTCTCTTTGGTCGTCTGGGAGCAAAGGTTGGCCCTTAAAGCAGTTTACACAGAAGAAGGAGCTTCTTGAAAAAGCCAAGTTACTGGCTAAAAATGAGTCGAACAAATTCTATAACTTTGTTTGTACCGAGGCAGACATTTTGTCAAATGATCAGAGTGACTTACTGATCATGAATCAACAGTTAAATGCTTCTAAGAGACATCAGAGTGTTAATGGTGAAACTTTATCCGCTAGAAAGATACTGGATTTCCATCTTCATACAATTTCCTCTAAATATGTGTGGGAAGATGAATATGTGTTAGTTGAGAAAATTTGTAATAACAGGATTTCTGTTCAGACTCTCATCTACTTTTGGAACTGCTGGAAGGATAAGATTGTGAATGTGCTCAAGTATCTTGAATGTCTCAAAAGCCAGAACTTTAATGACTATAGAAGTTATGGAGATTTCTGCTTGAATTACCTTGGTGTGTGGAGGCAATACAATAATACGAATATCATCTACCTTTTGTTGAACGGGGATGCTGAGTGGGTGAGGGATTTGAACAATGGACATGCTCTAAGGAGTGGGAATTTGGCCTCTATCAATGTCCATCAACTTGTCTCTGCCGGAAGGAATTATTGGAGTTCAGAGTTGTTTTCTGTTGGTACGAAAGTCTTGGACAATCTTGAAGCGCTGCATAAGCAATCATCCGAGAATTCACCGTCTGTGTGGTGCCATGTACTATGTCTTGCTTACATCTACGAGGTtgcaaaatttcttttgagttcCAATTATTCGAGCCTCCAGTACCATGCTAAGGTACTACAGAAATTTATTGACCAATCAACTGAGCATTTGTTTGACTTCATTTTTCCTCTAGAATGGCGAGAATCTCTGAATGAGAATATGATTTCTCTGAAAGGAACTAAGTTGTATAGGAATATCATCAAAGAAGTTTTTTCTAAGCACATTGGTTTGAAGGGCAAACTATCATATGGGCAAATTGGAAGTGCAGTGGTAATGATTCTTAGGACTGGCAAGCTAGGCAAAGATGTATATGGGAGAGTTGCGAAACGATTTGACGGATATACACCATGGAAGGAATTTGTCGAGAGTCTCTCTATCAATATGGGACTAGAATCTTATCGAGGGTCTGTCTTGCAAAATCATGATGATATGAAACATGCGTCTCATGTTTGGAAATTCTATAGAGCTTTGTGTGATACTTATGAAGCCAACTGGAGGAGAGTTGACTATATAACACCAGATTGTTTCCTGTATCTTATTGAGCGccttttgattttgttgtcTAGCCTCAAGGGATGCATTGTCACTACAAAGTCATCCTTTGTTGATTGGCTTATCTACCAGGAATGGAGCACCAACCCAACTTCCAGCTTATTTACTGACCTTCATCAATCCTTTGGAGCTGTATACgaatttattttcaacattgtTCAGCAGTTCCTATACAGTGAGAAGGACACAATGGAGTGGATTAAGAAATCTTGTACAGAAATCAAGGACTACCATTCATTGGTGGTTTTGAGATTGTTTGTGATAGTATGTTTGCTTCATTTGAACTTCggaaattctttaaatttacttgtggACTTGCTGGGTAGAATCAATATAACCAAAAAGTTGTCATGGGAATTTTATGATGCCCTCCGCCGAAGACGAAAACGTGACATTCGGATTGTTATTGCAGAAGCATTTGAAAAGATAGGCAATCCTCTTGTGGTTGCAAGTTTGGGGGGAAAGTGTCCAGGATTTGCATGTCCAAATGCAATAGTGGTTGACATGGAGATCATCAGGTGTAAAGAGGACATATTAGGAATATTGTTTCCGGCAATTGAATCCTCTCAAGATCATGCTGGAGCTTCTTAA